The genomic stretch AGGAGCTGGAGTTTCCTCGAGTAGATGTGACCATCCGCACCAGTGGCTTTTTCCGGGACGCCTTTCCCAATCTCCTTAACCTTCTAGACCAGGCCATCTGTTTGGTCGCCCGGCTCAAGGAACCGTCAGAGAAGAATTTTTTGGCGGCCCACGTAAAGGAAGATCTGGAGAGACTTGTTCTAGAAGGACTCTCGCCTGAGGAGGCCTTCCGTCGGGCCAGCTTCCGCGTTTTTTCTGATCGGCCGGGGACCTACGGGGCCGGAGTAGGGGAGATCCTTGACTCCGGTCGCTGGGAGCGACCAGAGGATCTTGGGGATGTCTATATCCGCTGGGGTGGCTACGCTTACGGTGAAAATACATATGGGGCTGCGGCCACCGAAGACTTCCGCCGGACCCTGTCCCGGGTGGAGGTGACGGTCAAAAACGTGGACACCCGCGAGATGGACATCTTCTCCTCTGACGACTTTAATGCCTACCACGGAGGCCTTAATACCGCTGTTCTTTCGGCCCGGGGGGAAGCCCCCGTTTCCTACACGGGAGATTCTGCTGATCCTCGAGCCCCTAAGATCCGGACCACGGCCGAGGAGGCCAGATTCATCTTTCGGACTCGGGTTCTTAACCCCCGCTGGATCGAAGGCATGAAACGGCACGGCTATAAGGGAGCCGGAGATCTTTCTCGTCTGGTGGATATCTGTTTCCAGTGGGATGCCACCAGTAAGGTTCTCGATGATTGGATGTATGAGTCTCTGGCCCGAACCTATGCCCTTGATACCGAAATGCAACGTTTCTTTGAGAAACATAACCCCCACGCCCTGCTAAACATTGCCGAGCGTCTCCTGGAGGCCGCCCGCCGCGGTCTGTGGAGAGAGCCAGAAGAAAAGACCATTGATGACCTTACCGACCTTTTCCTGAAGATGGAGGCCCAGGTGGAATGAATTCCCCGGAACTTTTGGTAATCATCCTGACCACCTCCTGTAACCTTTCCTGTCGGTATTGCTACCTTGACTGCTCCTCATCCGGGGAGACCATGGCCGAAGAGGTGCTTTACACGGCCCTCTCTGGCCTGAAAGAGGCTCCGCGGGAGGTGATTATCTCTGGGGGAGAACCCACCCTGGTCCCCGAATCTTTGGAGACGGCCTTGAGGCTTGTCCGGAAGCGTTTTCCCCGGGTCAGGCTTTCCCTCCAGAGCAATGGAACTCTCTTTGATTCCCGGCTTGTCCAGATTTTACGGAAATACCGGGTAGGCCTTGGTCTAAGCTTAGATGGCCCCCCAGAAGTAAATGAATCCCTGAGGGGTGAAAGCCGGGCCGTTGTCTCCAGCCTAAAGTTGCTTAGCCGGGAGGCCTACCCCTGTGGCATAACTATCACCCTGACTGACAAGAGCGTCTCCTTCTTGCCGGAGACGGTCCTTTTTCTGGCCCAGTTTGAGGCGGTAAGGAGCCTGGGGCTGGATCTTCTGAGACTTGCCGGCCGGGCCACCCGGGAAGAGCTTCCCAGGCCAGAGGCTCTCAAAAAGGGGCTTAAAGGGCTCAAGCAGGCCCTTGCCTGGCTAAAGGCCAGGGGGCGGTCCCTTAGCTTGAGGGAAAAAAGGCCCCGAACCAGTAGGTCTTACTGTCCGGCGGCCCGGGGAAGATCCCTGGTTCTTACCCCCTCTGGGGAGATTTACCCCTGCGCCAGCCTTGTTGGCCGGCGGGAATACCTCCTGGGAGAGGCGGGGAAGGGGCTGTCTCCCCGGAGACTTACCTCTTCCTGCGAGGGTTGCCCCAGAGAGGAAGACTGCCCCGGGCGCTGCCCCTCACGGTTTATCCTTTCCCCCCAGGGAGGGGCCTTAGAGTGTTTGCTTCGTGGGGAGCTTGTTTCCGGGCTGGACGCCCCAAAGAGATACTTCAAGGAGACCGTCCATGCTGGTCAATCTGTTATCTCCTTATGAGGGTCTGGTCCTCTTCCGGGCTGAAAAGATTCTCTACGGTCGGCTAGAGAGGCCGCATCTGGTCATCTCTACCTGTAGGGTAAACGGAGGCCTGAGAGAGGATATCACCTATGTGGCCAACCACCAGGCCTGTGAGCCCAAGGCCTGTCCTGGAGAAAGACACGGTAGCTGTTTGGCCGTTAGGGACCCGG from Thermosulfuriphilus ammonigenes encodes the following:
- a CDS encoding radical SAM protein, which gives rise to MNSPELLVIILTTSCNLSCRYCYLDCSSSGETMAEEVLYTALSGLKEAPREVIISGGEPTLVPESLETALRLVRKRFPRVRLSLQSNGTLFDSRLVQILRKYRVGLGLSLDGPPEVNESLRGESRAVVSSLKLLSREAYPCGITITLTDKSVSFLPETVLFLAQFEAVRSLGLDLLRLAGRATREELPRPEALKKGLKGLKQALAWLKARGRSLSLREKRPRTSRSYCPAARGRSLVLTPSGEIYPCASLVGRREYLLGEAGKGLSPRRLTSSCEGCPREEDCPGRCPSRFILSPQGGALECLLRGELVSGLDAPKRYFKETVHAGQSVISL